The proteins below come from a single Harpia harpyja isolate bHarHar1 chromosome 2, bHarHar1 primary haplotype, whole genome shotgun sequence genomic window:
- the IL21 gene encoding interleukin-21: protein MERMIIFCMLFFCSSMAQTAAPYKIAKYKQLLKTIDLLETAVKDKDVELLHTPENPADGCLFTAVTCFQKGILKLQPENSQVNSTFTQTVKVLKRFTLINPRKCESSCESYEKKTPKEFLKSLAKLIKKVIRNTTAEGY from the exons ATGGAGAGGATGATTATTTTCtgtatgcttttcttctgttccagtaTGGCGCAGACTGCAGCTCCATACAAAATAGCAAAATACAAACAGCTTTTGAAGACAATTGACCTGTTAGAAACTGCAGTGAAAGATAAG GATGTTGAATTGCTGCATACACCAGAAAACCCTGCG GACGGATGCCTGTTCACAGCCGTGACCTGCTTCCAGAAAGGCATACTGAAATTACAACCAGAAAACAGCCAAGTGAATTCTACATTCACCCAAACTGTTAAAGTCTTGAAAAGATTCACCTTGATCAACCCTAGAAAG TGTGAGTCTTCATGTGAATcttatgagaaaaaaacccccaaagagtTTTTGAAGAGCTTAGCAAAACTGATCAAAAAGGTAATCAGAA ACACCACAGCTGAAGGCTACTGA